aaaaatttatttattttcaatttaagtCTTTTCACAttacaaatttgaatttaaatagattttaaatcGTCTGAATGACTTCTGATTTTGACTAGTTAAGCTCAAGTCGCATTACATTTGGGTCACTTCAAGTTCAGATGGTGTCGAGTGGCATTGAGTttgtattattttgaattaatattCTTACGGTTTCcaatctttgatttttttaatcaattcgGATTAAATGGATTTTTGGGTTGAATCAGATATTGTCACTTATATTTAATCTTGATTTCTTGTCAACCATTGAAAATTAACGTTTTTAACTTGTAGGACTGACATTTCATGATTACAAGGTAATGAAGAAAGAATAAGTTGAGTTATATATGATTGATAATCAAAATCGACTTAAAAATCTACATTTATTCTATTGTGCTAAAAGAAATATCAGATGCGTACAAGCCTGGAAAGGTACATGTCCAGGAGATGTTTTGTCCTGTTATTTTACAAGCAAAATTAAATTCCATTTCTTTGGAGACATGTACATTCTTCCACAATATTTAGATGGTGTTATGAGTAATGTCCCCCTTACCAAAGAGATTACGCACCGGTACGCTTGGCAGGGCTGGAACAGGCAGGTGGGTTCTGTTTGCCAGAAGTTCTGGGTTTCACATTGGTACATTCGGATGTTGCAGGTCCTCCAGGTCCTTTGTAGGTGATGTCAATGTCGGCGAGTTCCACACGATCGCATGGCAAACCGCGGCTGCAAACAAGCCCGACAGCTTGCTGAGTTGAAGAAGTGCCCCGAATTTTCTTGAAGCTAATGTTGCTGAGTTTAATACGCGATGGAACCTGGATAAGCAAAAATTATGGTTTAAGGCGTTTAAACTTAAAtagtgagaaacccttttCACTTTATCAGGATTTTTAAAGTGTACGTACCTTTAAATTGCATAGGTTCCATGGGCAGTATTCCTGATCAATGAGGATAGGATTGCCGACATTATTCAAGATAATATCCTCAAAATGCATATCCGTTGCTGAGCCAGGATGTGAGTCTGGCCAAGTTTTGACCCTAACACCATTCATTGTGTTACTGAGGGTGCAATTCCTGACAAAAATTCCACTCACTGGTTCTTCATCATTGAACTTTCCAAGACTGCCCACACTGATGCCATGTCCTGGACCGCAGGTTACTCTTTCGACGATCACATTCTTGCTACCATCACCCAAGGAGACACAATCATCACCGGTTTTAATGTTTGTGTCAAGAACCTTGACCCCATTCGATCGCCCAATATGGATTCCATCCGTGTTTATGCTGTTTTCCGGAGCGGAGACAGTGAAATGTTGGAAGGTAAAGTTTCGGCATCCCAAAACATTAACCTGGAACTGTTTGCTGTCCTTGGTAGTTATGCCTTGTACAATGGCGTTGCTGACGTAATTGAACCTTAAATTCTGGTTATTATTATCACGAGAACTAAATGTTGTTAGAGACAATTATTTCTTGTTGTTCTAATCAAAGGGTTAAAATGCAATACTCCATATGCTAGCCAGGAATCCGGAGAATGTCATATTGAGCACATATTCATGGCTCCTGATTATATATAAACAACAGCTTTTTAAGTTCTTCAGTAGTCTAAGCTGCAAGTATATGAGattattgaaagaaaatttttgagcAATGCTTCTTTATAATTTGAAGAATCACTTAACGTAAAGAATAGTTCACTTGAATTTCAAAAgcagaaagataaaaaaatcttacaaTGGGAAGTGCGGCGCAATATTTGTTCTTAGCGCAATTGTTCTTGCCCCAAACAGCGGCTCCTTGGCCATCAAAAACTCCACCGCCAGATATTGTAAGATGATCAACGTGGTTGAAGACAACCCAATTAGGGTCCTTGAAAGCGCTAGGATCTGCCGGAGCCTTTATGATGCCACTAACCTGAAGTTCAATAGCTGATTTGCAAGGACCATCCAGGCTTGCTCGGCTCAATCTGTACGTCCCTTTCGGAATTACAATCTTACTTGGAGTTGTCGATGCACATGCTTCTTTCCAAGCATTCAGCAAAGGCTACGTGCCAAAAACCAAAAGCCAAaagctaaaaataaaaattgtttatcaTTTCACGAcaaaattaagttttatatATAGCTGCATTTTGCTTACAGTGCTCAAATCCGTCTTCTCGTCAGCCTTCGCGCCATATTTGGCAACTACATCAACAACGGTAGATTGGGCTTTGGGGATTGAAGTAGTGAACAAAAGTAATAATATTGATAGAACTGGAATATTCAACAGTACAGCCATGCTTTTCCGTGTTCAAATATCTATACTGAATCTTATTGGAGTGATGGAATTCTGTTTCGGTTCAAACCATTTATATAGAGTTTTCGGGAGAGCGACAACCACTAGAATTTCAACCAAACGCATTCTAATTTTATCCGTGGCGGAGATGAAGTTCTAGCTCTTTTCCTTCCTATTATTAgctctttcctctttttaaCGTAATCACTGGGTCAGGGTACTCTCTTGCTTGCGGTTTGCCACACGGTTTAATCTTTACTCCAAATATGCCAGCGCTTTGTTGCAGggcaaattttttattaaaacaagtaaatacttttttcaaaattttaaaaaaatttattcattttttaccTTTGAAAGCATGTTAATATCAATATAATCAAATGTTGTTAACAATCATAGTTCTCATTGAGAAAAACAATTAATGTTAAGGatgtaatatttaaaaacaacaACTCCTAAATTACACATGATTTCGTATAGCAacattgataaaatatttaaataaagagtaattgaatatataattataatttatttaaatgctattagattttatttgtttagcGTAAAGATTATGTTTATTATTTCTCCCCCATGGCTGCCTTAAGCTTCCTTTCTATCTCTTGTTTTCTCctaaatttaaaactaaaaaattgtaaaatcgAAAGAAACTACCAATACAAGAAAACAAACCCATATCGATGGATTATCGACAAAACCTAGCTACAATGAATATTGACAGATTACTAATGAAATCTCAACGGATTACTAACGGAATCTCAACAGAATACACCGACAAAATATAA
The sequence above is a segment of the Theobroma cacao cultivar B97-61/B2 unplaced genomic scaffold, Criollo_cocoa_genome_V2, whole genome shotgun sequence genome. Coding sequences within it:
- the LOC108663973 gene encoding exopolygalacturonase-like, whose translation is MAVLLNIPVLSILLLLFTTSIPKAQSTVVDVVAKYGAKADEKTDLSTPLLNAWKEACASTTPSKIVIPKGTYRLSRASLDGPCKSAIELQVSGIIKAPADPSAFKDPNWVVFNHVDHLTISGGGVFDGQGAAVWGKNNCAKNKYCAALPINLRFNYVSNAIVQGITTKDSKQFQVNVLGCRNFTFQHFTVSAPENSINTDGIHIGRSNGVKVLDTNIKTGDDCVSLGDGSKNVIVERVTCGPGHGISVGSLGKFNDEEPVSGIFVRNCTLSNTMNGVRVKTWPDSHPGSATDMHFEDIILNNVGNPILIDQEYCPWNLCNLKVPSRIKLSNISFKKIRGTSSTQQAVGLVCSRGLPCDRVELADIDITYKGPGGPATSECTNVKPRTSGKQNPPACSSPAKRTGA